In the Topomyia yanbarensis strain Yona2022 chromosome 3, ASM3024719v1, whole genome shotgun sequence genome, one interval contains:
- the LOC131688064 gene encoding uncharacterized protein LOC131688064, which yields MAMAQLTFDQASELIQGWYFDMSVEFLADDELNYELTARSVSLSIGLDRSRKRKWLRDQLKVERGDPSGKCPRRVVGDPTVEVEVCTHKFTELKSCLEQEDDEEKKVCSTRIVHVGMRLVTVLRDSRGSPNLHSQLQNTVVELAEVLEHFFRGSASSLQSDQQEGNDILALLDADKADENPRPRVSVLSQDDLDWIHSLQARITDLEADLARRREVKDAVTQTLPDHAQFTSYSQHPDTNFRTFQNYNFPPTKPSNSFDTSSSYHNFQNIPDRTLHSNNIPIPNNTYNIPYHPTRTSNPTGANPEMYNHASAIPSFPKRNSPPMYSGVLHNPYPAPYHNRHTLPVSKWNITKYSGDDQGLKLNEFLEIVQALSQAEHVSEVELFESAVHLFVGSALKWYMAQRTTGRLINWQHLVFELKRTYMHPDLDALIKMKIYQRRQQKHESFHEYYFEIEKLFRTMSVQIPDYEKVQILQQNMRVDYKRQMTFIPIVDLETLVAAGQKLDALNFSAYNKVFGADRNVQVVESSENNSKKKNKNQSQTQQVIDQTAAVSQVNQNRNNSHTSTNSSRPNQLSNKNNQSLPNTQTSQNSSQNTARPDPIAVPSGFNSRPQFTLEELINTHIPPPANTCYNCGRIGHHVAMCRQPRGIFCNTQRVSQDRFLQRTPPPYWVQATRDIYPESTEILQITYPVPHDNRPYAHVKIYGYPVRALLDSGSNHTLISETLFSQLKYKKLHRPSKNVILRSASGDELQIQGQAHLPFAFQGCVKIVPTLVVANLFIDCICGMDFWRKFKIQPAMQNCGGIESTASASITEHRSSANILTDDEIMVIENVKKLFLPAQEGKLTLTNRAQHRIVLGEEWKNKPPVRQFPYVMSPKTQDLVAVELERLLGLGILERSNSDWSLNCVPVIKPNKVRLCLDARKINERTVRDAYPLPHPGRILGQLPKAKYLSTIDLSEAFLQVPLDQESRKYTAFCVQGKGLFQYTRMPFGLINSPATLARLMDNVLGHGMLEPYVFVYLDDIVVVTETFEHHERLLVEIARRLREANLSINLEKSKFGVSEIPFLGYLLNTDGLRANPEKVRPIVEYERPNTVTKLRRFLGMANYYRRFILDFSGVTAALTNLLQSKTKTIRWNDDAEQAFCEIKERLISSPVLGSPDFSKEFCIQTDASDVAVAGVLTQEQDGVERVISFYSHKLTTPQKNYHAAEKEALAAILAIDAFRGYIEGYHFTLITDSSALTHILSTKWKVGSRCSRWALNLQQFDMTVKHRKGKENVVPDALSRSIAAVQESSWYASMSDKVARRPDDFVDFKIDDGKLFKFITVNDNPCDTRFEWKMIPPPTEVPNILRQYHDDCLHPGYDKTLARIRQRFYWPKMAVEIRRYVQQCGMCKEVKASSVPVAPAMGNMKIATRPWQIVSADFIGPLPRTRRGSQHILVVCDYFSKWVMVQPVRNVSSAPMCAILKDQWFLRNSVPEVIITDNGSSFISKEFKELLDRFKVAHWLNSRYHSQANPVERVNRTINAAIRTYVREDQRLWDTRVSEIEMVLNTSVHSSTGFTPYFISHGHEYSEVGTDHLLTRLDVKLTSEEMEERRSKMFERIYDLVRKNLAKAHNASQQRYNLRHRKFAQAFVEGQLIYRRNMKPSSAAQNYNAKYGQQFLPCRVKAKIGSSSYELEDLNGKSLGIWPAVHLKPG from the exons ATGGCAATGGCACAGCTCACATTCGATCAAGCTAGTGAGCTGATCCAAGGTTGGTATTTTGATATGAGTGTGGAGTTTTTAGCCGACGATGAACTGAATTATGAACTGACTGCCCGTTCTGTCAGTTTGTCTATCGGTCTCGATCGCTCACGAAAACGCAAGTGGCTGCGAGACCAGTTGAAGGTGGAAAGGGGTGATCCGTCGGGAAAATGCCCACGAAGAGTAGTGGGTGATCCTACTGTGGAAGTCGAGGTTTGTACGCATAAGTTTACCGAGTTGAAATCGTGTTTGGAACAGGAGGATGATGAGGAAAAGAAGGTTTGTTCCACTAGAATAGTACACGTCGGTATGCGTTTAGTGACTGTGTTGAGGGACTCGCGGGGGTCGCCCAACTTGCACAGTCAATTGCAAAATACGGTGGTTGAATTAGCGGAGGTTCTTGAACATTTCTTTCGGGGTTCTGCTTCGTCTTTGCAGAGTGATCAGCAAGAGGGAAATGATATTTTAGCTCTGTTGGATGCAGACAAAGCAGATGAAAATCCTAGACCGAGAGTTTCCGTTCTTAGTCAGGATGACCTTGATTGGATCCATTCGTTGCAAGCGAGAATTACGGATCTAGAGGCCGATTTAGCTCGACGAAGAGAAGTAAAAGATGCTGTAACTCAAACTCTTCCCGATCATGCTCAATTTACTTCATATTCACAACACCCCGATACAAATTtcagaacatttcaaaactataattttccgCCAACAAAGCCTTCCAATTCATTCGATACTTCATCTAGTTaccataattttcaaaatatcccagATCGTACATTACATTCTAACAATATACCAATTCCCAACAATACATACAATATTCCCTATCACCCGACGAGAACTTCTAATCCTACTGGAGCAAATCCCGAAATGTACAACCATGCTTCGGCTATCCCATCTTTCCCTAAACGAAATTCACCTCCCATGTATAGTGGTGTTCTACACAATCCGTACCCCGCACCGTACCACAACCGTCACACTCTTCCTGTGTCCAAATGGAACATCACTAAATACAGTGGTGACGATCAAGGGCTGAAGCTAAATGAGTTTTTGGAAATTGTACAGGCTTTATCCCAAGCTGAGCATGTGTCGGAGGTCGAGCTTTTCGAGTCGGCTGTGCATTTGTTTGTTGGTTCAGCGCTCAAGTGGTATATGGCACAAAGAACCACTGGTAGATTGATAAATTGGCAGCATTTGGTATTTGAATTAAAACGCACCTACATGCACCCTGATTTGGACGCGTtgatcaaaatgaaaatttaccagCGTCGTCAACAAAAACATGAATCTTTCCACGAGTACTATTTCGAAATCGAGAAACTGTTCAGAACCATGAGTGTTCAGATTCCCGATTACGAAAAAGTACAGATTCTACAGCAGAATATGCGAGTAGACTACAAGCGACAAATGACATTTATTCCGATAGTCGACCTTGAAACACTTGTTGCTGCTGGACAGAAATTAGATGCATTAAATTTCTCGGCATACAACAAGGTTTTCGGGGCGGACAGGAATGTCCAAGTGGTCGAAAGCTCTGAAAAcaattcgaagaaaaaaaataagaaccAATCCCAGACTCAACAGGTGATAGATCAAACCGCAGCAGTATCTCAGGtcaaccaaaatagaaacaattcaCACACATCCACTAATTCGTCTCGTCCCAATCaactttccaacaaaaacaaccaaTCCTTACCGAACACCCAAACGAGTCAAAATTCGTCTCAAAATACCGCCCGACCAGACCCGATCGCGGTGCCATCTGGGTTCAATTCTCGACCACAGTTCACGTTGGAAGAATTGATAAACACGCACATTCCCCCACCGGCCAATACCTGCTACAATTGCGGGAGGATTGGTCATCACGTAGCGATGTGTAGACAGCCTCGGGGCATATTTTGCA ACACCCAACGCGTAAGTCAAGACCGTTTTCTTCAACGTACGCCTCCCCCTTACTGGGTGCAGGCCACCAGAGATATTTACCCAGAGTCTACGGAAATTCTTCAAATTACCTACCCTGTCCCCCACGATAACCGGCCGTACGCACACGTAAAGATTTACGGTTACCCGGTACGTGCTCTCCTGGACAGCGGTAGCAATCATACGCTTATTAGCGAAACCCTTTTTTCGCAATTGAAGTACAAAAAGTTGCATCGTCCCTCCAAAAACGTGATTCTACGGTCTGCAAGTGGAGATGAACTGCAAATTCAAGGTCAGGCTCATCTTCCATTTGCTTTCCAAGGATGTGTGAAAATAGTTCCTACTTTGGTAGTTGCAAATCTGTTCATAGATTGTATCTGCGGAATGGATTTTTGgaggaaattcaaaattcagccCGCGATGCAAAACTGTGGAGGGATTGAGTCCACTGCGTCGGCATCTATTACCGAACACCGTAGTTCTGCAAATATTTTGACCGATGATGAAATTATGGTGATCGAGAACgtcaaaaaacttttccttcctGCTCAAGAAGGGAAATTGACCCTGACCAACCGAGCTCAGCATCGTATCGTGTTGGGAGAGGAATGGAAAAATAAACCACCAGTCCGCCAGTTTCCATACGTGATGTCTCCGAAGACGCAGGATCTGGTAGCCGTCGAGCTGGAACGACTGTTGGGTTTAGGGATTTTGGAACGGAGCAactcggattggtcgcttaactGCGTGCCGGTCATCAAGCCCAACAAAGTTCGGCTCTGTTTGGACGCGCGCAAGATTAACGAGCGGACTGTTCGGGATGCTTATCCGTTGCCTCATCCCGGTCGAATTTTAGGTCAACTTCCCAAGGCTAAATACCTGTCCACGATAGACCTGTCTGAAGCGTTTCTCCAGGTTCCATTGGACCAAGAATCGCGGAAGTACACGGCCTTTTGTGTACAGGGCAAAGGGCTATTCCAATACACACGGATGCCTTTTGGATTGATCAACAGTCCTGCTACGTTAGCACGACTGATGGACAATGTCCTGGGCCACGGGATGCTTGAACCGTACGTCTTCGTCTATCTCGACGACATTGTTGTGGTGACGGAGACATTCGAACACCATGAACGCCTTCTAGTGGAGATTGCACGTCGCTTAAGGGAAGCAAACCTAAGCATAAACCTCGAAAAGTCTAAGTTTGGAGTGTCTGAGATTCCCTTCCTGGGATATCTCCTTAATACAGACGGTCTTCGAGCCAACCCGGAAAAAGTTCGTCCTATTGTCGAATACGAACGGCCCAATACCGTAACAAAACTAAGGAGATTCCTAGGAATGGCTAATTACTATCGGCGCTTCATCTTAGACTTTAGCGGGGTGACCGCTGCACTCACAAACCTTCTGCAAAGCAAAACGAAAACCATCCGTTGGAACGATGACGCCGAACAGGCATTTTGCGAAATCAAAGAGCGGCTGATATCTTCACCAGTCTTGGGCAGTCCTGATTTCAGCAAGGAGTTCTGTATCCAAACGGATGCTAGTGACGTGGCGGTAGCTGGGGTTCTCACACAAGAACAGGATGGGGTAGAGCGGGTCATTTCATTCTACTCCCATAAACTGACAACGCCCCAGAAGAACTACCATGCCGCAGAAAAGGAAGCGCTTGCAGCCATTCTCGCCATCGATGCATTCCGTGGGTATATTGAGGGTTACCATTTCACCCTAATAACCGATTCTTCCGCGCTGACCCATATACTCAGTACAAAATGGAAGGTCGGGTCACGATGCAGCCGATGGGCGTTGAATCTGCAGCAATTCGATATGACCGTCAAGCATCGCAAGGGCAAGGAGAACGTGGTTCCGGACGCCCTCTCGCGAAGCATCGCAGCTGTTCAAGAATCGTCGTGGTACGCGTCAATGTCCGACAAAGTGGCCCGCCGGCCCGATGATTTTGTAGACTTCAAGATCGACGATGGTAAACTCTTTAAGTTTATCACCGTGAACGATAATCCCTGTGATACTCGCTTCGAGTGGAAAATGATTCCCCCGCCCACCGAAGTTCCAAATATTCTTCGACAGTACCACGACGATTGCTTACATCCAGGCTATGACAAAACCCTTGCACGGATCCGTCAAAGATTCTACTGGCCTAAGATGGCAGTTGAAATACGGCGGTACGTTCAACAGTGTGGAATGTGCAAGGAAGTCAAAGCTTCTTCCGTCCCTGTTGCACCTGCCATGGGAAACATGAAAATTGCCACCCGCCCTTGGCAGATCGTATCAGCGGATTTCATTGGCCCTCTCCCCCGCACTCGTCGCGGTAGTCAGCACATTTTGGTAGTTTGTGACTACTTTTCGAAATGGGTAATGGTTCAGCCTGTGAGGAATGTCAGTAGTGCCCCCATGTGTGcgattttgaaagaccaatggtTCCTGAGAAACTCGGTTCCTGAAGTGATAATCACTGACAACGGAAGCAGTTTCATTTCCAAAGAGTTCAAGGAGCTGTTGGATCGTTTCAAAGTTGCCCACTGGCTCAACTCACGATATCACTCACAGGCGAACCCGGTCGAAAGAGTCAACCGAACAATCAATGCGGCTATCAGGACATACGTGAGGGAGGACCAACGCCTTTGGGACACTCGTGTGTCGGAGATCGAGATGGTTTTGAATACCAGTGTTCACTCGTCGACTGGATTCACACCATACTTCATTAGTCACGGTCACGAGTACTCTGAAGTTGGCACCGATCATTTACTCACCCGTCTCGATGTAAAGCTGACTTCGGAAGAGATGGAAGAACGACGATCGAAAATGTTTGAGCGAATCTACGACCTTGTCCGCAAAAATCTGGCGAAAGCTCACAACGCTTCCCAACAGCGCTATAATTTACGGCACCGCAAGTTTGCACAAGCTTTCGTAGAGGGACAGCTGATATACCGCAGAAACATGAAACCGTCTAGTGCAGCACAGAACTATAATGCCAAATACGGCCAACAATTCCTTCCATGTCGTGTCAAGGCGAAAATCGGATCGTCTTCCTATGAACTGGAGGATTTGAACGGCAAAAGTTTGGGTATTTGGCCAGCTGTTCATTTGAAACCCGGTTAG